Proteins found in one Pelmatolapia mariae isolate MD_Pm_ZW linkage group LG7, Pm_UMD_F_2, whole genome shotgun sequence genomic segment:
- the LOC134632453 gene encoding S-adenosylhomocysteine hydrolase-like protein 1, giving the protein MAKWDSCGSSPAFKQPHWMQIPFTGQKQEFNRPPARTVRSMSQSSTDSFASVHSDTSDDESSPRDKLQKSTKGPSDFCIKNISQADFGRKEIEMAEQEMPALMNLRKRAGGEKPLAGAKVVGCTHITAQTAVLIETLAALGAQCRWAACNIFSTQNAVAAALVKAGISVFAWRGESEDEFWWCIDHCVGTETWQPNMILDDGGDLTDWIYKKYPELFKNLKGVVEESITGIYRLYQLSKAGRLSVPAMNVNDSVTKQKFDNLYFCKESVLEGLKRTTDIMFGGKQVVVCGYGEVGKGCCAALKALGAIVYVTEVDPICALQACMDGFRVIKLSEIVRHIDMVITCTGNKNVVMREHLDKMKNGCIVCNMGHSSSEIDLTGLRSLDLKWVHVRPRVDHVIWPDGKRIVLLAEGRLLNLSCSTVPSFVLSITAATQAMALIELYNAPEGRYNKDVYLLPKKMDEYVASLHLPIFDAHLTELSDDQAKYMGISKHGPFKPNYYRY; this is encoded by the exons ATGGCCAAGTGGGATTCCTGTGGCAGCAGCCCAGCCTTCAAACAGCCACACTGGATG CAAATACCGTTCACTGGCCAGAAGCAAGAATTCAACAGACCTCCCGCAAGGACTGTTCGGTCCATGTCTCAGTCATCTACAGATAGCTTCGCTTCAG TGCACAGTGACACCTCTGATGATGAGTCTTCTCCACGAGACAAGCTTCAGAAATCCACCAAAGGCCCGTCTGACTTCTGCATCAAAAACATCAGTCAGGCTGATTTTGGACGCAAAGAAATAGAAATGGCAGAGCAAG AAATGCCAGCTCTGATGAACCTGAGGAAAAGGGCAGGTGGGGAGAAACCGCTGGCTGGAGCCAAAGTAGTGGGCTGCACACACATCACTGCACAGACAGCG GTGCTGATTGAGACTCTGGCTGCTTTGGGGGCGCAGTGTCGCTGGGCGGCTTGTAACATTTTCTCGACTCAGAATGCTGTGGCGGCTGCTCTGGTTAAAGCAG GGATCTCAGTGTTTGCGTGGAGAGGAGAATCAGAGGATGAGTTCTGGTGGTGTATTGACCATTGTGTCGGCACTGAGACCTGGCAGCCCAACATG ATCCTGGATGACGGTGGTGACTTGACTGACTGGATCTATAAGAAGTATCCGGAACTGTTTAAGAATCTCAAAGGTGTTGTGGAGGAAAGCATCACAGGGATCTATCG GTTGTACCAGCTGTCAAAGGCAGGCAGACTGTCTGTTCCTGCTATGAATGTCAACGATTCAGTGACCAAACAGAAGTTTGACAACCTGTACTTCTGCAAGGAGTCTGTACTGGAAGG GCTGAAGCGGACCACTGACATCATGTTTGGAGGAAAGCAGGTGGTGGTGTGTGGATATGGCGAG GTTGGAAAAGGCTGCTGCGCTGCCCTAAAAGCACTGGGTGCTATAGTGTATGTCACAGAAGTGGATCCTATCTGTGCCCTTCAGGCCTG CATGGATGGCTTCAGAGTAATTAAACTGAGTGAAATAGTCAGACATATAGACATGGTCATCACCTGCACAG GGAATAAAAATGTTGTGATGAGAGAACATCTGGACAAAATGAAGAATGGCTGCATAGTCTGCAACATGGGACACTCCAGCAGTGAGATAGATTTG ACTGGTCTGCGGTCTTTAGATCTGAAGTGGGTGCATGTGAGACCTCGGGTGGACCATGTCATCTGGCCTGATGGCAAGAGAATTGTCTTGCTGGCAGAG GGTCGTTTGCTGAATCTGAGCTGCTCCACCGTGCCCTCATTTGTCCTCTCCATCACAGCCGCTacccag GCCATGGCTCTCATAGAGCTGTACAATGCCCCAGAAGGAAGATACAACAAGGATGTCTACCTGCTGCCAAAGAAGATGG ATGAATACGTGGCCAGCCTTCACCTGCCGATATTTGACGCACACCTCACAGAGCTGTCAGATGATCAGGCCAAGTACATGGGCATCAGCAAACACGGACCCTTCAAACCAAACTATTACAG GTATTGA